Proteins encoded together in one Chitinophaga sp. LS1 window:
- a CDS encoding sigma-70 family RNA polymerase sigma factor, translating into MDETQFLQLIGQHQGIIHKICRLYRNSKEDREDLFQEIVFQLWKSIGTYGGTAAFSTWMYKVALSTAIATYRKRVPKIVYSDVLPDRAEVLDERGAELFEVLRKLKDDEKAIITLYLEGLSYKEMGEIIGVTENSVGVKLNRIKAKVQLLFKK; encoded by the coding sequence ATGGATGAAACGCAATTTTTACAACTGATCGGGCAGCATCAGGGAATCATTCATAAGATATGCAGGTTGTACCGTAATTCGAAGGAGGACAGGGAGGATTTGTTCCAGGAGATCGTATTTCAGTTGTGGAAGTCGATAGGGACATATGGTGGTACGGCGGCATTCAGTACATGGATGTATAAGGTAGCGCTTAGTACGGCGATCGCAACCTATCGAAAGCGGGTGCCGAAGATTGTGTATTCGGATGTATTGCCGGATAGGGCGGAAGTATTGGATGAGCGGGGGGCGGAGTTGTTTGAGGTGTTGCGGAAATTGAAGGATGATGAGAAGGCAATCATTACTTTGTATTTGGAGGGGTTGAGTTATAAGGAAATGGGGGAGATTATTGGAGTGACGGAGAATAGTGTGGGCGTGAAATTGAATAGGATTAAAGCGAAGGTGCAGTTACTATTTAAAAAGTGA
- a CDS encoding GxGYxYP domain-containing protein, with amino-acid sequence MIKPGNPSVKIAVAMSLLLMPFCAMPSMAQTTWPQGQLLPSFPATAQTQDLIILRETSTKWEAEGSSLSHKTGRLETDGWLCQVGIDAANDHMIYGPYDNTIPEGANVAEFRMKTDNNTANNDPVVDIDVRDATTGATLASQTITRTMFTIAGDYVTFTLPFTMPADNHSIELRVYWRGSAYTKVDYVAVQQNNFSAEMYLFASLKGIVNKTQPRIFSYEGDAFAEGQYTWLNSLGLGYNEVSDKYSLITKYRNEIGGLIVYDPSQIHTVNLATMLAKNQNALICSPTLLSKLQAAPYNLPILTDLRGVYSSKMAVYQAMYNTYWPNADKRLLIGLDPSTHKAALREYATAIGAATIWLDPDVADESTLLNSFLASMPAGANFMGWWQNEGSGVQRTSTYGITTIASDWSSNLTVHSGMPRTVNLKAMPQKPALQNKIYVAFILSDGDNLQYVEHLMRKLWNDPGRGQVPMGWTLSPAMLDAMPGALNYYWQSSTDNDNLISGPSGYGYTYPNSWDQAKLNQFVAKTEDYNQRAGFRVVTIWNTITGGINQNVGQTYATYAPSLLGMTAQNTNGGLTIYNNTLPGMALNCNYCTTEQTIKDNIASAAAGWNGTSPRFIIIQAQPWQGVTPTSFKNAATALNSDYVVVRPDHIFQLIREANGLPVDSPSSNLFKLSKAMGSSVPAQQQSVISCK; translated from the coding sequence ATGATCAAACCCGGTAACCCGTCTGTAAAGATCGCAGTAGCCATGTCGTTGCTACTGATGCCGTTTTGCGCCATGCCCTCAATGGCCCAAACCACCTGGCCTCAGGGTCAGTTATTGCCATCATTTCCTGCTACGGCACAAACGCAGGACCTGATTATCCTTCGCGAAACTTCCACGAAATGGGAAGCAGAAGGTTCTTCACTAAGTCATAAAACAGGCCGTTTAGAAACCGATGGCTGGCTTTGCCAGGTGGGTATCGACGCAGCCAACGACCATATGATCTATGGTCCTTATGACAACACCATTCCCGAAGGTGCGAATGTAGCGGAGTTCCGTATGAAGACGGACAACAACACCGCCAACAATGACCCTGTCGTGGATATTGATGTGCGAGACGCAACAACGGGTGCTACCCTGGCGTCGCAAACCATTACCCGTACTATGTTTACCATTGCGGGTGATTATGTCACTTTCACCTTGCCGTTTACCATGCCGGCAGACAACCATTCGATAGAACTGCGAGTATATTGGCGGGGTTCGGCTTATACGAAAGTGGATTATGTAGCTGTACAGCAGAATAATTTTTCTGCAGAAATGTATTTATTTGCTTCACTGAAAGGTATTGTCAACAAGACACAACCACGTATCTTCTCTTACGAAGGAGATGCATTTGCCGAAGGTCAGTATACCTGGTTGAATTCTCTCGGATTGGGCTATAACGAAGTATCGGATAAGTATAGCCTGATCACCAAGTACCGTAACGAAATCGGTGGTTTGATCGTGTATGATCCATCTCAGATCCATACCGTGAACCTGGCCACCATGCTGGCAAAGAACCAGAACGCGTTGATCTGTTCACCAACATTGCTGTCCAAATTGCAGGCAGCGCCTTACAACCTGCCGATCTTAACAGATCTGCGTGGTGTGTATAGCAGCAAAATGGCGGTGTACCAGGCGATGTATAATACTTACTGGCCGAATGCAGACAAGCGTTTATTGATCGGTTTAGATCCTTCAACACACAAAGCCGCATTGCGTGAATATGCCACGGCTATTGGTGCTGCGACCATCTGGCTGGATCCTGACGTTGCAGATGAAAGTACATTGCTGAATAGTTTCCTCGCTTCAATGCCTGCAGGTGCTAACTTCATGGGTTGGTGGCAGAACGAAGGATCGGGTGTGCAAAGGACATCGACTTATGGTATCACCACTATTGCGAGTGACTGGTCTTCCAACCTCACAGTACATAGCGGTATGCCAAGAACGGTGAACCTGAAAGCAATGCCACAGAAACCTGCTTTGCAGAATAAAATCTATGTAGCATTTATATTGAGTGATGGCGATAACCTGCAATATGTAGAACACCTGATGCGTAAACTGTGGAATGATCCGGGACGCGGACAGGTGCCGATGGGATGGACATTATCACCAGCTATGCTGGATGCGATGCCGGGTGCATTGAACTATTACTGGCAGTCATCAACAGATAATGATAACCTGATCAGTGGTCCTTCCGGCTATGGCTATACCTATCCTAACAGCTGGGATCAGGCGAAGCTAAACCAGTTTGTGGCGAAGACAGAAGATTATAATCAACGTGCAGGATTTAGAGTGGTAACAATATGGAATACCATCACCGGTGGTATCAATCAGAATGTAGGTCAGACCTATGCAACGTATGCGCCTTCACTGCTGGGAATGACTGCGCAGAATACCAATGGTGGTTTAACTATTTATAACAATACCCTACCGGGAATGGCACTGAATTGTAACTATTGTACAACAGAGCAGACCATCAAAGATAATATTGCTTCTGCAGCTGCTGGCTGGAATGGTACATCGCCAAGATTTATCATAATACAGGCGCAGCCATGGCAGGGAGTAACGCCTACCAGCTTTAAGAATGCGGCGACAGCACTGAATTCCGATTATGTGGTAGTAAGACCGGATCATATCTTCCAGTTGATCCGTGAAGCCAATGGATTGCCGGTAGATTCTCCAAGCAGTAATTTGTTTAAGTTGTCAAAGGCAATGGGATCATCTGTACCTGCGCAACAGCAGTCGGTGATTAGTTGTAAGTAA
- a CDS encoding RibD family protein has protein sequence MKQRPYTICLMMSTLDGKILGDKWGDSPQIKKLGGKFEEVHNLIGSYSWIVGRTTMEKDFTQFAKPIYKPGTHSISRTDVNANPDATTYAIAIDAQAKLGWEKSEMHGDHVVTVLTESVPDAYLAHLQDIGVSYIFGGATEIDLNIVLEKLYTLFRIDILMVEGGGHLNGSFLNEGLIDEYHHLLLPIVDGNHDNPAMFEIDPKAKRFDAALFKLEDVKRIEDDVLWLKYKS, from the coding sequence ATGAAACAACGACCATATACCATCTGTTTGATGATGAGTACCCTGGACGGTAAGATCCTTGGCGACAAATGGGGCGACAGCCCTCAAATTAAAAAACTGGGCGGCAAATTTGAAGAAGTACACAACCTAATTGGCAGTTATTCATGGATCGTAGGCCGTACTACCATGGAAAAGGACTTTACCCAATTTGCAAAGCCCATCTATAAACCCGGTACCCACTCCATTTCCCGCACGGACGTCAACGCTAATCCGGATGCCACCACCTATGCGATCGCCATCGATGCGCAGGCGAAATTAGGATGGGAAAAATCAGAGATGCATGGCGATCATGTTGTCACCGTACTTACCGAAAGCGTACCCGATGCTTACCTGGCACATCTGCAGGATATCGGGGTATCTTACATCTTTGGAGGCGCTACAGAGATCGATCTGAACATAGTGCTCGAAAAACTATATACCCTCTTCAGGATCGACATCCTCATGGTTGAAGGCGGTGGCCACCTCAATGGCAGCTTCCTGAATGAAGGACTCATTGATGAATACCATCACCTGCTACTGCCAATTGTAGATGGAAATCACGACAATCCGGCGATGTTTGAAATAGATCCAAAAGCAAAACGGTTTGATGCAGCACTGTTTAAACTGGAAGATGTGAAACGGATTGAAGATGATGTGCTCTGGCTAAAATATAAGTCATAA
- a CDS encoding helix-turn-helix transcriptional regulator, which yields MQPYRVKSISEFHQLRGLPMTGHPLISVVQFNTIKELPVFEPKTLVPDFYLIALKQGFAKGVKIKYGQQDYDFDAGVLSFMAPGQVFGMEMDEQTMREMMAMKDANGWMLMVHPDFLWNTPLAKKMRQYAFFDYGVNEALFLSDKEENTLVHIVNNIEQEIIANIDTFSHTITISMLEALLNYSERFYQRQFLTRRRSSHQLLTQLDNLLEVYFKEQRGLPTVSYVATQLHVSADYLSGLLKALTGLSTQQHIHEKLIEEAKVQLSTTTLSVSEIAYQLGFEYPQSFSKLFKAKTNLSPLAFRQSFN from the coding sequence ATGCAACCATATAGAGTAAAATCCATCAGCGAATTTCATCAGTTAAGGGGCCTGCCCATGACAGGTCACCCATTGATCAGTGTGGTGCAATTCAATACGATCAAAGAGTTGCCTGTATTCGAGCCGAAGACATTGGTGCCGGACTTCTATCTCATTGCCCTGAAGCAGGGCTTTGCAAAAGGAGTAAAGATAAAATATGGTCAGCAGGATTATGATTTTGATGCAGGTGTGTTGTCGTTTATGGCGCCGGGACAGGTGTTTGGAATGGAGATGGACGAACAGACGATGAGGGAAATGATGGCAATGAAGGACGCAAATGGATGGATGCTGATGGTGCATCCTGATTTTCTATGGAATACGCCGTTAGCAAAGAAGATGCGACAGTATGCTTTTTTTGATTATGGGGTAAATGAAGCGTTGTTTTTATCCGATAAAGAAGAAAATACGCTGGTGCATATAGTGAATAATATAGAGCAGGAGATCATTGCGAACATAGATACCTTTAGTCATACTATAACTATCTCAATGTTGGAAGCATTGCTGAATTATTCAGAGCGTTTTTATCAGCGACAGTTTTTGACGAGGAGAAGAAGTAGTCATCAGTTATTAACGCAATTGGATAATTTGCTGGAAGTATATTTTAAAGAACAACGTGGTTTGCCAACAGTGAGTTATGTAGCAACACAACTACATGTTTCCGCAGATTATCTGAGTGGGTTACTGAAGGCATTAACTGGGTTAAGTACGCAGCAGCATATACATGAAAAACTGATTGAGGAGGCGAAGGTACAGTTGTCCACGACCACATTGTCAGTCAGTGAGATTGCTTACCAGCTTGGGTTTGAGTATCCGCAGAGTTTTAGTAAATTATTTAAGGCAAAGACGAATTTATCGCCGTTAGCATTCAGACAATCCTTTAATTAA